The following are from one region of the Pelagibius sp. CAU 1746 genome:
- the hemB gene encoding porphobilinogen synthase, which produces MTESIPKIRSNLRPAPHDGGERAVQRPETLGAFPQVRMRRNRNAQWVRRMVAENRLGTEDLIWPIFVHGGSGQQPIEAMPGVDRLGLDCLADSVGTAAELGISALALFPYTDSALKTPDAREALNPDNLVCRAVREIKRIYPEVGIICDVALDPYNSDGHDGLVRDGKILNDETIEVLCQQALVQAEAGCDMIAPSDMMDGRIGAIRAALDRSGLQEVQIVAYAAKYASCFYGPFREAVGSGGSLSGDKKTYQMDPANSDEALREVALDLQEGADMVMVKPGMPYLDIIRRVKDTFAVPTLAYQVSGEYAMLKAAAGNGWLDNDGAVMESLLSFKRAGADAVLTYTAVEAARLLKAG; this is translated from the coding sequence ATGACCGAGTCCATTCCAAAGATCAGATCGAACTTGCGGCCCGCGCCGCATGACGGCGGCGAGAGAGCCGTCCAGCGTCCGGAGACCCTGGGCGCCTTCCCGCAGGTTCGCATGCGCCGCAACCGCAACGCCCAATGGGTGCGCCGCATGGTGGCCGAGAACCGGCTGGGCACCGAAGACCTGATCTGGCCGATCTTCGTACACGGCGGCAGCGGCCAGCAACCCATCGAGGCCATGCCCGGCGTCGACCGCCTGGGCCTGGATTGCCTCGCCGATTCCGTCGGGACCGCCGCCGAGCTGGGGATTTCCGCGCTGGCCCTCTTTCCCTATACCGACAGCGCACTGAAGACCCCGGATGCGCGCGAAGCGCTGAACCCGGACAACCTGGTGTGCCGTGCGGTGCGGGAAATAAAGCGCATCTATCCGGAGGTCGGCATCATCTGCGACGTCGCCCTGGACCCCTACAACAGCGACGGCCACGACGGCCTGGTCCGCGACGGCAAGATCCTGAACGACGAAACCATTGAGGTGCTGTGCCAGCAGGCGCTGGTCCAGGCCGAGGCCGGTTGCGACATGATTGCGCCCTCCGACATGATGGATGGGCGTATCGGCGCCATCCGCGCGGCGCTCGACCGCAGCGGACTCCAGGAGGTGCAGATCGTCGCCTATGCCGCCAAGTATGCGAGCTGCTTCTACGGCCCTTTCCGCGAGGCCGTAGGCTCCGGCGGCAGCTTGAGCGGCGATAAGAAGACTTACCAGATGGACCCGGCCAACAGCGACGAAGCTTTGCGCGAAGTGGCGCTGGACCTGCAGGAGGGTGCCGATATGGTGATGGTCAAGCCGGGCATGCCTTACCTGGACATCATCCGGCGGGTGAAGGACACTTTCGCCGTCCCTACCCTCGCCTACCAGGTGAGCGGTGAATACGCCATGCTGAAGGCTGCCGCAGGCAACGGTTGGCTCGACAACGACGGGGCGGTGATGGAAAGCCTCCTGTCATTCAAGCGGGCCGGCGCCGACGCCGTGCTGACCTACACCGCGGTCGAAGCCGCCAGGCTGCTCAAGGCCGGCTGA
- a CDS encoding peroxiredoxin — MALQLGDTAPDFTADSTAGKISLHDYGGNSWVVLFSHPKDFTPVCTTELGEVSKLKAEFDKRNVKVLGLSVDPLSDHKAWVGDIEETQGCALNFPLLADPDRKVSDLYGMIHPNANDTLTVRSVFVIDPNKKIRLTLTYPASTGRNFDELLRVIDSLQLTDKHKVATPVNWKQGGDCIIVPAVSNEDAKKMFPDGWDEQKPYLRVVKQPH; from the coding sequence ATGGCGTTACAACTCGGCGATACCGCACCCGATTTCACCGCCGATTCCACAGCCGGCAAAATCTCTCTGCACGACTACGGCGGGAACAGTTGGGTGGTGCTGTTTTCCCACCCCAAGGACTTCACCCCGGTCTGCACCACCGAACTGGGTGAAGTCTCCAAGCTGAAAGCCGAATTCGACAAGCGCAACGTGAAGGTGCTCGGCCTGTCGGTCGACCCGCTCAGCGATCACAAAGCCTGGGTCGGCGACATCGAGGAAACCCAGGGCTGCGCCCTCAACTTCCCGCTGCTGGCCGATCCGGACCGCAAGGTCTCCGATCTCTACGGGATGATCCATCCTAACGCCAATGACACCCTCACCGTTCGCTCGGTCTTCGTCATCGATCCGAACAAGAAGATCCGTCTTACCCTCACCTATCCGGCCAGCACCGGGCGCAATTTCGACGAACTGCTGCGGGTCATCGACTCCCTGCAGCTGACCGACAAGCACAAGGTCGCGACCCCGGTGAACTGGAAGCAAGGCGGCGACTGCATCATCGTGCCGGCGGTCAGCAACGAGGATGCCAAGAAAATGTTCCCGGACGGCTGGGACGAACAGAAACCCTACCTGCGCGTCGTAAAACAGCCGCACTGA
- a CDS encoding isobutyryl-CoA dehydrogenase produces MNFELNDEQRAFQDMARQFAGEEMAPYAARWDEAAEFPVETLRKAASLGLAGIYVREATGGSGLTRLDAAVIFEELAAACTSTAAYISIHNMVAWMIDSFGSDAQREAFLPRLLNMEHFASYCLTEPGAGSDAASLQTKALRDGDDYVLNGSKAFISGGGASDVYLVMCRTGGPGAEGISALIVPKSTPGLSFGKKETKLGWNSQPTAAVIFEGARVPVANRLGEEGEGFKFAMMGLDGGRVNIAACSLGGARACLEAATAHLRERKQFGKPLASFQALQFKLADMATELEAARLMTWRGAMAIDANAPDKTQRCAMAKRFATDVGFKVCNEALQLHGGYGYIREYPVERYFRDVRVHQILEGTNEIMRVIIARKLLAE; encoded by the coding sequence ATGAATTTCGAACTGAACGATGAACAGCGCGCCTTTCAGGACATGGCGCGGCAGTTCGCCGGCGAGGAAATGGCCCCCTATGCCGCGCGGTGGGACGAGGCGGCGGAGTTCCCCGTGGAAACCCTGCGCAAGGCGGCTTCCTTAGGCCTGGCGGGGATCTATGTGCGCGAGGCGACGGGGGGCAGCGGCCTGACCCGTTTGGACGCGGCGGTGATCTTCGAGGAACTTGCTGCCGCCTGCACCTCTACCGCCGCCTATATTTCGATCCACAACATGGTCGCCTGGATGATCGACAGCTTCGGCAGCGATGCCCAGCGGGAGGCCTTCCTGCCCAGGCTGCTGAACATGGAGCACTTCGCCAGCTACTGCCTCACGGAGCCGGGTGCCGGCTCGGACGCGGCCTCGCTGCAGACCAAGGCGCTGCGCGATGGCGACGACTACGTATTGAACGGTTCCAAGGCCTTCATCTCCGGCGGCGGCGCGAGCGATGTCTATCTGGTCATGTGCCGCACCGGTGGCCCGGGCGCGGAGGGCATTTCGGCGCTGATCGTGCCCAAGAGCACGCCGGGCCTCTCCTTCGGCAAGAAGGAGACGAAGCTGGGCTGGAACAGCCAGCCCACCGCGGCGGTCATCTTCGAAGGCGCGCGTGTGCCGGTGGCCAACCGGTTGGGCGAAGAGGGCGAAGGGTTCAAGTTCGCCATGATGGGCCTGGACGGCGGGCGCGTGAACATCGCCGCTTGCTCCTTGGGAGGCGCCCGTGCCTGCCTGGAGGCCGCCACGGCGCATCTGCGGGAGCGCAAGCAGTTCGGCAAGCCTCTGGCCAGCTTTCAGGCCCTGCAGTTCAAGTTGGCCGACATGGCGACGGAACTGGAGGCCGCGCGCCTCATGACCTGGCGCGGGGCGATGGCCATCGATGCCAACGCGCCCGACAAGACGCAGCGCTGCGCCATGGCCAAGCGCTTCGCCACCGATGTCGGCTTCAAGGTCTGCAACGAGGCGCTGCAGCTTCACGGCGGCTACGGCTATATCCGCGAGTACCCCGTCGAGCGCTACTTCCGTGACGTGCGCGTGCACCAGATCCTGGAAGGCACCAACGAGATCATGCGCGTGATCATCGCCCGCAAGCTGCTGGCCGAGTGA
- the mmsB gene encoding 3-hydroxyisobutyrate dehydrogenase: MARIGFLGLGNMGLPMAKNLVKDGHEVVGFDLSETACKAAAAAGITLAGAAAEVVGGAETVVTMLPAGQHVRAVYLGGEGLLAKAAKGTLFIDCSTIDVATSRDVHAAAAEAGHAMLDAPVSGGVAGAEAGTLTFMVGGAEDAFAKGKPLFDIMGRNIVHAGGAGNGQAAKICNNMILGISMIAVSEAFSLGEKLGLDPKTLFDISSNASGSCWAMLNHNPVPGIVETSAANRDYQPGFAAAMMHKDLKLSQAAADHVGAATPLGAEAAALYTLFVNAGNGGLDYSAIIKLIGGAKS; the protein is encoded by the coding sequence ATGGCGCGCATCGGATTTCTGGGCTTGGGCAACATGGGCCTGCCCATGGCCAAGAATCTGGTTAAGGACGGGCACGAGGTCGTCGGCTTCGATCTTTCGGAGACGGCCTGTAAGGCGGCCGCCGCGGCGGGCATCACACTGGCCGGGGCGGCGGCGGAGGTCGTTGGGGGTGCAGAGACGGTGGTGACCATGCTGCCGGCGGGCCAGCATGTGCGCGCGGTCTACCTGGGCGGCGAGGGGCTGCTGGCCAAGGCGGCGAAGGGCACTCTCTTCATCGACTGCTCCACTATCGACGTGGCGACGTCGCGCGACGTTCACGCGGCCGCGGCTGAGGCCGGGCACGCCATGCTCGACGCGCCGGTCTCCGGCGGGGTGGCCGGCGCCGAGGCCGGCACCCTGACCTTCATGGTCGGCGGCGCCGAGGACGCCTTCGCCAAGGGCAAGCCGCTGTTCGACATCATGGGGCGCAACATCGTCCACGCCGGCGGAGCGGGCAACGGCCAGGCGGCCAAGATCTGCAACAACATGATCCTCGGCATCTCGATGATCGCCGTTTCCGAAGCATTCAGCCTGGGTGAGAAGCTGGGGCTGGATCCCAAGACGTTGTTCGACATCAGCTCCAACGCCTCCGGTTCCTGCTGGGCGATGCTCAACCACAACCCGGTCCCGGGTATCGTCGAGACCTCGGCCGCCAACCGTGACTACCAGCCCGGCTTCGCCGCGGCGATGATGCACAAGGACCTGAAGCTCTCGCAGGCGGCGGCGGATCATGTGGGGGCGGCGACCCCGCTGGGTGCCGAGGCGGCGGCGCTCTACACGCTCTTCGTTAACGCGGGCAACGGCGGCCTCGACTATTCGGCCATCATCAAGTTGATCGGCGGCGCCAAGAGCTGA
- a CDS encoding PLP-dependent transferase, translating to MADSTKPTTNPETLALHAGYRSDPHTGSVAVPIYQTTSYEFQDTGHAANLFALKELGNIYTRIMNPTCDVLEQRVTAIEGGAAALAVSSGQAATAMAIQNIAATGDNIVSSTNLYGGTWNLFANTFKTFGIEVRFVDPSDPENFRRATDDRTRAYYAETLPNPKLQVFPIGEVAAIGEELGVPLIVDNTSAPVICQPLKHGAHIVVYSTTKYIGGHGTSIGGLLVDGGTFDWEKHADRFPSLNQPDPSYHGAVWTEAVKPLGPIAYILKARVTLQRDLGYALSPFNAFLFLQGLETLPLRIREHSRNAAAVAQFLQGHSEVVKVIHPSLQDGENRRRADTYLSGGYGGLVGFELAGGLEAGRQFIDALQLFYHVANIGDARSLAIHPASTTHSQLSPEDQLATGVTEGYVRLSIGLEHIDDILADLDQALSSVRSAVAAE from the coding sequence ATGGCAGACTCGACCAAACCCACGACCAATCCGGAAACCCTCGCCCTGCACGCGGGCTACCGCAGCGACCCCCACACCGGATCGGTCGCGGTACCCATTTACCAGACCACCTCCTACGAGTTTCAGGACACCGGCCACGCGGCCAACCTCTTCGCCCTGAAGGAACTCGGCAACATCTACACGCGGATTATGAATCCGACCTGCGACGTGCTGGAACAGCGCGTCACCGCCATCGAAGGCGGCGCGGCGGCCCTGGCGGTCTCTTCCGGCCAGGCGGCCACCGCCATGGCGATCCAGAATATCGCCGCTACGGGCGACAACATCGTCAGCTCGACCAACCTCTACGGCGGCACCTGGAACCTTTTCGCCAACACCTTCAAGACCTTCGGCATCGAGGTCCGCTTCGTGGACCCCAGCGACCCGGAAAACTTCCGCCGCGCCACGGACGACCGGACCCGTGCCTACTACGCCGAGACCCTGCCGAACCCGAAGCTTCAGGTCTTCCCGATCGGCGAGGTCGCGGCCATCGGCGAGGAACTGGGCGTGCCATTGATCGTCGACAACACTTCAGCGCCGGTCATCTGCCAGCCGCTGAAGCACGGCGCCCATATCGTCGTCTATTCGACGACCAAATACATCGGCGGCCATGGAACCTCCATCGGCGGCCTGCTGGTCGACGGCGGCACTTTCGACTGGGAAAAGCACGCGGACCGCTTCCCTTCGTTGAACCAGCCCGACCCGAGCTATCACGGCGCGGTGTGGACCGAGGCGGTGAAGCCGCTGGGGCCCATCGCCTACATCCTGAAGGCGCGAGTCACGCTGCAGCGGGACCTCGGTTACGCACTCAGCCCCTTCAACGCCTTCCTCTTCCTGCAGGGCCTGGAGACGCTGCCGCTGCGCATCCGCGAGCATAGCCGCAATGCCGCAGCGGTCGCCCAGTTCCTGCAGGGCCATTCGGAGGTGGTCAAGGTCATCCACCCCTCCCTGCAGGACGGCGAGAACCGGCGGCGGGCCGACACCTACCTGTCCGGCGGCTATGGCGGGCTGGTCGGCTTCGAACTCGCCGGCGGCCTGGAAGCGGGCCGGCAGTTTATCGATGCCCTGCAGCTCTTCTACCATGTCGCCAACATCGGCGACGCACGCAGCCTGGCGATCCATCCGGCCTCGACGACCCATTCGCAGCTCTCGCCGGAGGACCAGCTCGCCACTGGCGTAACGGAGGGCTATGTGCGCCTTTCGATCGGCCTGGAGCATATCGACGACATCCTGGCCGACCTCGATCAGGCCCTGTCTTCGGTGCGCAGCGCCGTCGCCGCCGAATAA
- a CDS encoding cysteine hydrolase family protein, which translates to MSKRLADDAALVIVDFQNAIDDPKWGHRNNPDAEARTALLLGAWRDLGRSVVHVQHLSREADSPYRPNQPGCDFKEGLTPEAGEILVQKRTNNAFIDTGLEASLRDRGVETVVVAGVLLHNSVDATVRMASDLGFNTWVVADASASVDVVDLNGRLWTAEDVHALSLAHLSGEYAVVATAQEVLSAAGGPVVPRTRDD; encoded by the coding sequence ATGTCAAAGAGGCTCGCGGACGATGCGGCCCTGGTGATCGTCGACTTTCAGAACGCGATCGACGATCCCAAATGGGGCCACCGCAACAACCCGGACGCCGAGGCGCGGACGGCGCTGCTGCTTGGCGCGTGGCGCGACCTGGGCCGCTCCGTCGTCCACGTGCAGCACCTTTCGCGCGAAGCCGACTCGCCCTACAGACCCAACCAGCCGGGCTGCGACTTCAAGGAAGGTCTGACCCCGGAGGCCGGAGAGATTCTGGTGCAGAAGCGCACCAACAACGCCTTCATCGACACCGGCCTTGAGGCCTCGCTGAGGGATCGCGGCGTAGAAACGGTGGTCGTCGCGGGCGTGCTGCTGCACAACTCCGTCGACGCCACGGTGCGCATGGCGAGCGACCTGGGCTTCAACACCTGGGTGGTGGCCGATGCTTCGGCCAGCGTCGACGTGGTGGACCTGAATGGCCGCCTGTGGACGGCCGAGGACGTTCATGCCCTGAGCCTGGCGCACTTGAGCGGCGAGTATGCCGTTGTCGCGACGGCCCAGGAGGTCCTCTCGGCAGCAGGGGGGCCGGTTGTGCCCCGAACCCGGGACGACTAA
- a CDS encoding alpha/beta hydrolase — MGAVRKGSLQCLSKSGFHELAYRESGPNHPVPVICLHGLARNARDFEALAAALAAAGRRVVCVDVVGRGDSGWLRDPMDYGYPQYLADTVTLIARLGSRQVDIVGTSMGGLIGMMLAAQPDNPIRRLVVNDVGPFIPKAALLRILDYFGSDPRFADLAEAEAYHRRIYRGFGDLSDDQWRHLTESSLRRAGEGWRLHYDPRIAEPLRAAEVADVDLWPLWDLVSCPTLVLRGAESDLLLAETAAEMKRRGPRATVIEVPGCGHAPALLDPAQITPLRDWLAEA, encoded by the coding sequence ATGGGCGCGGTACGGAAAGGCAGCCTGCAGTGCCTCTCCAAGAGTGGGTTTCACGAACTGGCCTATCGGGAGTCGGGACCGAATCATCCGGTGCCCGTCATCTGTCTGCACGGGCTGGCACGCAACGCCCGCGATTTCGAAGCTCTTGCGGCCGCGCTTGCGGCGGCGGGCCGGCGGGTTGTCTGCGTGGACGTGGTCGGGCGCGGCGACAGCGGCTGGCTGCGCGACCCCATGGACTACGGCTATCCGCAGTACCTGGCCGACACGGTGACGCTCATCGCCCGCTTGGGAAGCCGTCAGGTCGATATCGTCGGAACCTCGATGGGCGGGTTGATCGGCATGATGCTGGCGGCGCAGCCGGACAACCCGATCCGCCGTCTGGTCGTCAACGACGTCGGCCCCTTCATTCCCAAGGCCGCACTGCTGCGGATTCTCGATTACTTTGGCAGCGACCCGCGTTTTGCCGACCTGGCGGAAGCGGAGGCCTATCATCGGCGGATCTATCGCGGCTTCGGCGACCTCAGCGACGATCAGTGGCGCCATCTGACGGAGAGCTCTCTGCGGCGTGCCGGCGAGGGATGGCGGCTGCACTACGATCCGCGGATCGCCGAGCCGCTGCGTGCGGCGGAGGTCGCCGATGTCGATCTCTGGCCGCTCTGGGATCTGGTGAGCTGTCCGACGCTGGTGCTGCGCGGGGCCGAGTCCGATCTGCTGCTGGCGGAAACGGCCGCTGAGATGAAGCGGCGCGGCCCACGTGCGACGGTTATCGAGGTTCCCGGCTGCGGCCATGCGCCGGCGCTGCTCGATCCCGCGCAGATCACGCCGCTGCGGGACTGGCTCGCGGAGGCATGA
- a CDS encoding alpha/beta fold hydrolase: MTPASKDSPLDAGAFRPRFPWFGGDLQTLRNFLLRPRHDLDPWPAERVELAMRDGSGDRLAASLHRSGAASAPLVVLIHGLTGCEDSTYLRASAAFWLARGRDVVRLNLRGAGPSRPLCAEQYHAGRSGDLRDALLALAVRPGLDLEAGLYLVGYSLGANMLLRFLAQEAEAFPVVGAVSVSAPIDLKATQRRLMQPRNWVYHRYLLNNMRREALAAPRGLSAEQRAAIRSADSVFAYDDQVVAPRNGFAGADDYYRRCSGLRFLPAIKTPTLLLHAGDDPWIPSAPYETFDWESCPALWPLLCGTGGHVGFHGRGRHAAWHDLAAEAFFDRLQD; the protein is encoded by the coding sequence ATGACGCCCGCCTCGAAGGATTCGCCACTGGATGCCGGCGCTTTCCGGCCGCGCTTTCCCTGGTTCGGCGGCGACCTCCAGACCCTGCGTAACTTTCTGCTGCGCCCCCGGCACGACCTCGATCCCTGGCCGGCGGAGCGCGTGGAACTCGCGATGCGCGACGGCAGCGGCGACCGCCTGGCCGCCAGCCTGCACCGTTCGGGCGCGGCCTCTGCACCGCTGGTGGTGCTGATCCACGGCCTGACCGGCTGCGAGGACAGCACCTACCTGCGGGCCTCTGCGGCTTTCTGGTTGGCGCGGGGCCGCGATGTGGTTCGCCTCAACCTGCGCGGCGCCGGGCCGTCGCGCCCGCTCTGCGCCGAGCAGTACCATGCCGGGCGCAGCGGCGACCTGCGCGATGCCCTGCTGGCTCTTGCGGTGCGGCCGGGCCTCGACCTTGAGGCCGGTCTCTATCTGGTCGGCTATTCCCTGGGCGCCAACATGCTGCTGCGTTTCCTGGCGCAGGAAGCGGAAGCCTTTCCGGTCGTGGGTGCGGTCAGTGTCTCGGCGCCCATCGACCTCAAGGCGACACAGCGCCGCCTCATGCAGCCGCGCAACTGGGTCTATCATCGCTACCTTCTGAACAACATGCGCCGGGAGGCTCTTGCGGCGCCGCGCGGGCTCTCGGCGGAGCAGCGGGCGGCGATCCGCAGTGCCGACAGCGTCTTCGCCTATGACGATCAGGTGGTCGCTCCGCGCAACGGCTTTGCCGGCGCCGACGACTACTACCGGCGATGCTCGGGCCTGCGATTCCTGCCGGCGATCAAAACGCCGACCCTGCTGCTGCATGCCGGGGACGACCCCTGGATTCCTTCGGCGCCCTACGAGACCTTCGACTGGGAGTCGTGCCCGGCCCTGTGGCCTTTGCTGTGCGGGACAGGCGGCCATGTCGGCTTCCACGGCCGCGGCCGGCACGCCGCCTGGCACGACCTGGCGGCGGAAGCTTTCTTCGACCGTCTGCAGGATTGA
- a CDS encoding type III PLP-dependent enzyme, producing the protein MAIDKGQFTDVAAVAKALQPSYPVYCVRPEVLAGSARRFISQFPGTVLYAVKCNPHPLVLDALYQGGLRHFDTASLAEIAQISDAFSDAHTYFMHPVKARAVIKSAFKVYGVRHFVVDHIDELNKVVEEVGAQGNTIIVRVNTPPADDALYHLAAKFGAGPEEAAELMKAAAGRGAAVGLAFHVGSQCRSPEAYGTALEILGEVIGKAEVEPVCIDVGGGFPAAYGDRPVPALDTYMAAIRDGLKRLRLSPTVDIFSEPGRALVAHGCSLLTQVQLRKGNRLYINDGIYGSLSEMSQVAIRLPARLIRLSGPASDKPGEFVLNGPTCDSLDVLPGTFTLPEDVREGDWIEIDQVGAYSNALATRFNGFHPETFVQVFDAPPALAVA; encoded by the coding sequence TTGGCGATCGACAAAGGCCAGTTTACCGACGTTGCGGCAGTCGCAAAGGCGCTGCAGCCCAGCTATCCGGTCTACTGCGTGCGTCCGGAGGTTCTGGCAGGCTCCGCCAGGCGTTTCATCAGCCAGTTTCCCGGCACCGTGCTCTATGCGGTGAAATGCAACCCTCATCCGCTGGTGCTCGACGCGCTCTACCAAGGGGGACTGCGCCACTTCGACACCGCGTCCCTGGCCGAGATCGCGCAGATTTCCGATGCCTTCAGTGATGCTCATACCTACTTCATGCACCCGGTGAAGGCTCGTGCGGTGATCAAGTCGGCCTTCAAGGTCTACGGCGTCCGGCATTTCGTGGTCGACCACATCGACGAGTTGAACAAGGTGGTCGAGGAGGTCGGTGCTCAGGGCAACACCATCATCGTACGGGTCAATACGCCGCCGGCCGACGATGCGCTTTATCATCTGGCGGCCAAGTTCGGCGCCGGGCCGGAAGAGGCGGCCGAACTGATGAAGGCGGCCGCCGGGCGCGGCGCTGCCGTCGGCCTGGCCTTTCATGTTGGTTCCCAGTGCCGCAGTCCCGAAGCTTATGGCACGGCGCTGGAGATTCTGGGCGAGGTTATCGGAAAGGCTGAGGTCGAGCCGGTGTGCATCGACGTCGGCGGGGGCTTTCCGGCCGCCTATGGTGACCGGCCGGTGCCCGCGCTCGATACCTATATGGCGGCGATCCGCGACGGCCTGAAGCGGCTTAGGCTCAGTCCCACGGTCGATATCTTTTCCGAACCGGGGCGCGCGCTGGTCGCCCACGGCTGCTCGCTGTTGACCCAGGTGCAGCTGCGCAAAGGCAACCGCCTATATATCAACGACGGGATCTACGGCAGCTTGTCCGAAATGTCGCAGGTGGCGATCCGCCTGCCGGCACGGCTGATACGCCTTTCCGGTCCGGCGTCCGACAAGCCCGGTGAATTCGTGCTCAACGGCCCGACCTGCGATTCGCTTGACGTGCTGCCCGGCACTTTCACCTTGCCGGAGGATGTGCGAGAGGGGGATTGGATCGAAATCGATCAGGTCGGAGCTTATTCCAACGCCTTGGCGACTCGCTTCAACGGTTTCCATCCAGAGACCTTCGTGCAGGTCTTCGATGCGCCTCCGGCTCTGGCGGTGGCCTGA
- a CDS encoding enoyl-CoA hydratase/isomerase family protein → MSEEQEILFEVKHGVGFITLNRPKALNALTLGMIREMSLQLSAWQEDSSVKAVAIRGAGDRAFCAGGDVRAVWEAGRRGDPLTADFFREEYRLNRMIHVLAKPYVALIDGITMGGGVGLSVHGSHRVAGDRTMVAMPEVGIGLFPDVGGTYFLPRLPGRLGLFLALTGWRLNPADALYCGVATDYVPSDRRGDLLAAFAELDWSSAQPDTLVDGLIERFKTDPGTSELADHQQLIDHCFSARSVESILAALDDSGDDWAAKVAAIIRKQSPTSLKVTFAQLEKGGELDFDQAMIQEYRMSQAFMAGKDFYEGIRALLVDKDHQPKWEPGRLSEVPAGLVEDHFRPLGERDLTFP, encoded by the coding sequence ATGAGCGAGGAACAGGAAATCCTGTTTGAAGTGAAACACGGCGTCGGATTCATCACCCTGAACCGGCCCAAGGCTCTCAATGCCCTGACGCTGGGAATGATCCGCGAGATGAGCCTGCAGCTGTCCGCCTGGCAGGAGGACTCCAGTGTCAAGGCGGTGGCGATCCGGGGGGCGGGAGACCGCGCCTTCTGCGCCGGCGGCGACGTGCGCGCCGTTTGGGAGGCGGGCCGCCGGGGAGATCCTCTGACCGCGGACTTCTTTCGTGAGGAGTACCGCCTCAACCGTATGATCCATGTCCTCGCCAAGCCCTATGTCGCCCTGATCGACGGGATCACCATGGGCGGTGGTGTGGGCCTTTCGGTGCATGGCAGCCACAGGGTCGCGGGTGACAGGACCATGGTGGCCATGCCGGAGGTGGGTATCGGTCTGTTCCCCGATGTCGGCGGCACCTACTTCCTGCCCCGCTTGCCCGGACGCTTGGGGCTTTTCCTCGCGCTCACCGGCTGGCGCCTCAACCCCGCCGACGCTCTCTATTGCGGCGTGGCGACCGACTATGTGCCCAGCGACCGCCGGGGCGACCTGCTGGCGGCTTTCGCCGAACTGGATTGGAGCTCGGCGCAGCCGGACACGCTGGTCGACGGCCTCATCGAGCGCTTCAAGACCGATCCCGGCACCTCGGAACTGGCCGACCATCAGCAGCTCATCGACCACTGCTTCTCCGCCCGCTCGGTGGAATCGATCCTGGCGGCCCTCGATGACTCCGGCGACGATTGGGCGGCGAAGGTCGCCGCCATCATCCGCAAGCAGTCGCCGACCAGCCTGAAGGTCACCTTCGCCCAGCTCGAAAAAGGCGGCGAGCTCGATTTCGATCAGGCGATGATTCAGGAGTATCGCATGAGCCAGGCGTTCATGGCCGGCAAGGATTTCTACGAAGGCATCCGCGCCTTGCTGGTCGACAAGGATCACCAGCCCAAGTGGGAGCCGGGTCGGCTGTCGGAGGTCCCGGCCGGACTGGTCGAAGATCACTTCCGTCCGCTTGGGGAACGTGACCTCACTTTCCCCTGA
- a CDS encoding PAS domain-containing protein, which translates to MSQTGNLAELHVYRYDDGAFRNDAGGALQSFPEVLADLHAYWRSRCKGLPFPARADIDPVDIPSLLEHLMLLDVLRDPLDFRYRLIGGHIVEHSRRNVQGMTVRGLIAEGSEQAQALQEKALMVGEALADSQAPVFIDLSYRGADGKSRKRLQGLMLPLGEPGQSINMVLGGLSYLE; encoded by the coding sequence ATGTCCCAAACTGGCAATTTGGCCGAGCTCCACGTCTATAGGTATGACGATGGCGCCTTCCGCAACGATGCGGGAGGGGCGTTGCAGTCCTTTCCGGAGGTGCTTGCCGATCTCCACGCCTATTGGCGTTCGCGCTGCAAGGGTCTGCCCTTTCCGGCGCGCGCCGACATCGATCCCGTCGACATCCCCAGCCTGCTCGAGCACTTGATGCTTCTGGACGTGCTGCGCGATCCGCTCGACTTTCGCTATCGCCTTATCGGAGGGCACATCGTCGAACACTCCCGGCGCAACGTCCAGGGAATGACGGTGCGCGGGCTGATCGCGGAGGGGAGTGAGCAGGCGCAGGCGCTGCAGGAAAAAGCGCTGATGGTGGGCGAGGCCCTGGCGGATTCCCAGGCGCCGGTGTTCATCGATCTTTCCTATCGTGGCGCCGACGGAAAATCCCGCAAGAGGCTGCAAGGCCTGATGCTGCCCCTGGGCGAGCCGGGCCAGAGCATCAACATGGTCCTCGGCGGCTTAAGCTACCTGGAGTAG